In Virgibacillus sp. NKC19-16, a single genomic region encodes these proteins:
- a CDS encoding M15 family metallopeptidase: protein MKGIKKILFPWMIIILFLIIIFVFYNRMEDNYIDMGEDADLPTELHPIVEEKKNELLDQAAAIDIDVVITDETRSIERQNELYEQGRSTSGNIVTNARGGESYHNYGLAIDYALVDDNGDIIWDIHYDGNDNGDADWFEVAGLAKELGFEWGGDWENFRDYPHLQMDFGLSINQLQRGMRPTPDGTRDEADK from the coding sequence ATGAAAGGCATTAAAAAAATACTCTTTCCATGGATGATTATTATTTTATTTTTAATCATTATATTCGTTTTCTATAATCGCATGGAAGATAACTATATAGATATGGGTGAAGATGCAGACCTTCCAACTGAACTGCATCCAATTGTTGAGGAAAAGAAAAATGAGCTGCTGGATCAAGCAGCAGCTATAGATATTGATGTTGTTATTACGGATGAAACGCGTTCTATTGAAAGACAAAATGAATTATATGAGCAAGGAAGATCGACAAGTGGAAACATTGTTACAAATGCAAGAGGTGGCGAATCGTATCATAATTATGGACTGGCCATAGATTATGCACTTGTTGATGATAATGGTGATATTATTTGGGATATTCATTATGACGGAAATGATAACGGGGATGCAGACTGGTTTGAAGTCGCTGGTCTTGCTAAGGAATTAGGATTTGAATGGGGCGGCGACTGGGAGAATTTCAGAGATTACCCACACCTGCAAATGGATTTCGGATTAAGCATTAACCAACTCCAAAGAGGCATGCGGCCAACTCCTGATGGGACTCGAGATGAAGCAGACAAGTAG